The following proteins are encoded in a genomic region of Nicotiana sylvestris chromosome 4, ASM39365v2, whole genome shotgun sequence:
- the LOC138889510 gene encoding E3 ubiquitin-protein ligase BRE1-like — MKDDESIQDMRTRFTSITNELHSLGDVIPRNKLVRKIISILPCSWESKVNAITEAKDLQTLTVDELIGNLKKYEMKRKKDSERKEPKKEKNLVLRAENSGSSEEDSDMAYLTKRFQKMVQRNCGILKRGSSSKEQYKQNSDKAAKRNPVPDKRFSRKSAADNIVRQALDAWGDSSSESEREPDVENSSMMAVETEAMKYDSLFALMSQSDNDKEDENDEVNFREVQRNLKSYSSKKLRSLENVIIDAYILINDKEILTIKLGDAEQSRDDLVVCVVDLNETIAKLEKENEVLNEKINSVENERDDLIVVVVDLKETIEGFSNEKHTLEERIAATEQERDDFLVIITDLEETIEGLKSEHKIVSIGKGKEVASETHIKLEKELNDVRVQSVQQNKVFTEKVNTKGGQRIVRGRGLQWFMNSGC; from the exons atgaaggatgatgaatctATACAGGATATGCGTACTAGATTCACATCCATCACaaatgagcttcattcacttggagatgttattcctagaaacaagcttgtaaggaaaattaTCAGTATTCTACCATgttcttgggaaagtaaggtgaatgccatcactgaagctaaagatctacaaactctaactgtggatgagctgattggtaatctgaagaaatacgagatgaaaagaaagaaagacagtgaaaggAAAGagccaaagaaagaaaagaacctggtgCTCAGGGCTGAAAACAGTGGCTCAAGTGAAGAAGATAGTGATATGGCATATCTTACTAAAaggtttcaaaagatggttcaACGAAATTGTGGTATACTAAAGAGGGGAAGTTCAAGTAAG GAGCAATACAAACAAAACTCTgacaaagcagcaaaaaggaaccCGGTTCCAGACAAACGATTTAGTCGAAAAAGTGCAGCTGACAACATTGTGAGGCAGGCTCTTGatgcttggggagactcctccagtgaaTCAGAAAGGGAACCAGATGTAGAAAAcagctccatgatggcagtggaaactgaagcaatGAAATATGACTCATTATTTGCACTGATGTCTCAGTCTGATAATGACAAAGAGGATGaaaatgatgaggtaaatttcagggaggttcagagaaatctgaaatcctactcttctaagaagtTAAGGTCATTAGAAAATGTTATAATTGATGCATATATCCTTATTAATGATAAGGAGATCTTGACCATAAAGCTAGGAGAtgctgaacaatctagagatgatctggtggtGTGTGTAGTGGATCTGAATGAGACCATAGCTAAGCTTGAAAAGGAAAATGAAGttttgaatgaaaaaataaatagtgtagaaaatgagagagatgactTGATTGTAGTGGTTGTTGATTTAAAGGAAACGATAGAAGGCTTTAGCAATGAAAAGCACACTCTAGAAGAGAGAATTGCAGCTACTGAGCAAGAGAGGGATGATTTTTTAGTGATAATCACTGacctagaggaaaccattgagggactcaaaTCAGAACATAAGATTGTAAGtattgggaaagggaaggaagtagctaGTGAAACACACATCAAGCTTGAGAAGGAATTAAATGAT gTCAGGGTTCAATCTGTTCAGCAAAACAAAGTGTTTACTGAAAAAGTGAACACTAAAGGGGGCCAG AGAATAGTGAGAGGAAGAGGACTGCAATGGTTCATGAACAGTGGATGCTAA